One Pseudoalteromonas ulvae UL12 genomic window, AAGCGGTATTGGTAAAACAACTATGCTTCGTTTGATTGGTGGTCAACTTAAACCCGATGCTGGAGATATCCTCTTTCAGAATCAAAGTATTCCAAAAATGTCCCGTAAAGAATTGTATCAAGCTCGTAAAAAAATGAGCATGCTCTTTCAAAGCGGGGCTTTGTTCACGGATATGTCTGTATTTGACAATATTGCCTTCCCTATTCGAGAACACACCAACTTAAGTGAAGAATTAATACGCATCATTGTTTTAATGAAATTAGAAGCGGTGGGTTTGCGTGGTGCAAAAGATTTGATGCCATCGGAGCTATCAGGTGGTATGGCCCGAAGAGCGGCTTTGGCTCGCGCTATTGCGCTCGATCCTGAATTGATTATGTATGATGAGCCTTTTGCAGGTCAGGATCCTATTTCGATGGGGGTGCTTGTTAAATTGATTAAATCACTCAATGAGGTCTTGGGTATCACCTCGCTGGTCGTGACTCACGATGTTGCAGAAGTCATGAGTATTGCAGATCACGTTGTGATTGTGGCTGATAAAGGCGTGATAGGTGAAGGGTCACCTGAAGAAATGCGCAATCATGATTCAGCTTTAGTTCAGCAGTTTCTTGGTGGAATGAGCGATGGGCCCGTTCCATTTCATTTTGAAGCGCAGCCATTTATGAGTGAATTGTTGTCAGGAGAGCAGGCATGATTGACTTTTGGCAAGGTTTAGGCCGGCAAACTCTCGATCGCTTTGCGGCCATTGGCCAAGCTTTGGTGATGTTGATTGGTGCAATATTTAGTGTACCAAATGTCAAGAAAGGCACGCCTTTACTTATAAAACAACTCTACATGGTTGGTTTTTTATCGCTGATTATTATTGTTGTTTCTGGGTTGTTTATTGGCATGGTGCTCGCTTTGCAAGGTTATACTGTTTTAGTGGGTTATGGTGCTGAAGGAAGTTTGGGACCGTTAGTGGCGCTTAGTCTGCTGCGAGAATTGGGCCCTGTAGTGACCGCTTTATTATTTGCCGGTCGTGCAGGCAGTGCATTAACGGCAGAAATAGGATTAATGAAAGCGACTGAGCAATTAACGAGCTTAGAAATGATGGCGATTGATCCGTTAAAGCGCATCATAGCTCCACGTTTTTGGGCTGGCATGATAAGCATGCCTTTACTGGCGTTGATTTTTTCAGCCGTGGCTATATTGGGTGCGCATATCGTTGGCGTCGATTGGTTGGGAATTGATTCAGGAAGTTTCTGGTCTGTTATGCAAGCGCAAGTTTCTTTTGAAAAAGATGTTTTAAATGGTGTGATCAAAAGTATTGTCTTTGCCTTTGTCGTGACTTGGATTGCACTCTATAAAGGGTATTTTTGTGTACCGACATCTGAAGGGATAAGTAAGGCAACAACAGAAACAGTTGTCCAATCTTCATTGGCTGTATTGGGATTTGATTTTGTATTGACTGCTGTAATGTTCAGCAGCTAAAGGTAACTAATTTTATGTCACGGAAAATAGAAGTTTTAGTTGGTTTTTTTGTATCGTTAGGAATTTTAGCGCTTATTTTGTTGGCGTTGAAAGTGGCCAACGCAGGCATTAGTGGTGGCGGTGAATCATATAGCTTATATGCTAAATTTGATAATATTGGCTCTCTTAAAGTTCGCTCACCAATTAAGGTAGGTGGTGTGGTGGTGGGTCGAGTTGAAGCAATTAACCTTGATCCAAAAGATTACACCCCAATAGTACATATGAAAATTGCCAGTGAGTTTAACCAGTTCTCAGAAACAACGTCGGTTAATATCCTGACTGCAGGAATTTTAGGTGAGCAGTATTTAGGGCTAAACCCTGGAGTGTTGGCCAGTAATAATAATGACTTTGCTGATGATATCGGTGATTTGTTTGGTCAAGAGAAGCTTCGTACGCTAAAAGATGGCGATACAATTACGGATACTAAATCCGCATTAGTGCTCGAAGAACTCATTGGGCAATTCCTTTTCAATCAAGGTGGTGAATAAACCATGTTAAAAAAATTACTTCTCGCGTTGTTCTTTGTTTCTAGTGCAGCCAGTGCAAGCGCAAATAACAAGGTAAAAATGGATGAGCCATATGCGATGGTTCAGCAAGTTGCAGAAAACACATTTAATCGTATCTCTGCTGATCAAGAAAAAATTAAAGTAGATGCTGAGCATTTACGTGCTGTTGTTGAGCAAGAATTATTGCCCTATATCGATTACAACTATGCGGCATATAAAGTGTTGGGCAGTTACATTCAAAAAATCCGCAATATTGAAGACGCGCAAGAGAAGAAGCAAGAAATTGCGAAGTTACGTCAATTTATAGAGGTATTTAAAAATTACCTAGTCGCAACATATGCTGGTGTTTTTACACAATATAACCAGCAAAAAGTCGAGTTTGAGCCTGTTCAGAATATTGGCGATGACAAGATTGCAATGATCCGCACTAAAATTATTGAATCAGGTAAGCCTGATATTAATATTGCTTTTAAAGTTAAAAAAGATAGCCAAGGACAGTGGCGTGCTTTTGATATGGTCGCTGAAGGCATTAGTTTGTTAGATGCTAAACAAAGTGAGCTGCACGGTATTTTACGTACCGAAGGCTTAGACTATGTTATCGATTTACTCGATAAGAAAAGCAAGTTACCTATCCAATTTAGAGGGAAATCTGGCGATGACCCAGCTTAACCTTGAATTAAAGGCTTCTGGAGAGTTTGTGGTTTCAGGTGAATTGAGTGCTGAAACCGTTGCTAATTTCACTTTTATGCAAAAATTTCCAGATATTTCGTCAAATTGTATCATTTTTGACTTGTCAGACGTTTCTAGGGTTGACACGGCGGGCTTAGCTTGGTTAATTCACACCTTATCTGAATTACAGCAGCAAAATATTAATTTATCGCTGCATCATGTACCTGAACAGTTGCAAAGGTTGATGCAATTGGTTCAGGTTAGCCAATTATTTGAGTGAATATCCTAATGGAACCGAGTCAAGTCGAAAGTATTTTAAAAGACGCCTTATCTTTAAGTGATGTCCGAGTTAAAGCAAATGGTAGCCATTATGAGGTCATAGCGGTTGGTGATTGTTTTGAAGGGGTGAGTCGAGTTAAAAAGCAGCAATTAGTATATGCCCCATTGATGGAAACAATTGCAGCAGGCACCATTCATGCAGTCTCGATTCGTGCTTTCACTCCGAGTGAGTGGGAACGTGAACGTAAATTAATGTTCCTATAATTTAGGGGCAGTAATATGGACCAATTTATTATTCAAGGTGGCACTTCACTGGCTGGTGAAGTGACTATCTCAGGCGCAAAAAATGCTGCCTTGCCTATCTTATTTGCTTCATTACTTGCAGCAAGTAAAAGTACCTTCCTAAATGTGCCTAAGTTGCGTGATATTCAAACCACTGAAGCTTTATTGAGCCAATTGGGCGCGCGTTGTTCATGGCAACAAGATACGCTGATTATTGATGGTGGCACAGTTGACCAAATTGTTGCTCCTTATGAGCTTGTAAAACAAATGCGCGCGTCAGTTTTGGCGTTAGGGCCTTTGCTTGCCAGGTTTGCCGAGGCAAAAGTTTCATTACCAGGAGGGTGTGCAATAGGTGCTCGTCCTGTTGATTTGCATATTTCGGGTCTAGAGAAAATGGGCGCGACGATCAGTGTTGAAAATGGTTATATCCATGCAAAATCGCCAGGTCGCCTTGTTGGGGCTCCGATTTTTATGGATACAGTCAGTGTCGGAGCGACTGAAAATCTTATGATGGCAGCAGCGTTAGCTGATGGTGTTACTATATTAGAAAATGCCGCTCGCGAGCCCGAGATTGTTGATTTGGCACTGTATTTAACTAATATGGGCGCTAAAATAAAAGGGGCCGGCTCTGATCGAATCGAAATTGAAGGCGTTGAGCATCTAACCGGTTGTGAGCATAAAATTTTACCAGATAGAATAGAAACGGGTACGTTTTTAGTGGCAGCAGCGATGAGCCAAGGTGAAGTGTTGTGTTTAAATACAGATCACCACAGTTTAGAGCCTGTGTTAGAAAAGTTAAAAGCGGCCAACGCTTACCTAGAGATCAAAGAAGACTCTATCTACCTTGATATGCGCAAGCGTGAACTCAAAGCTGTGAATATTAAAACCATGCCTCACCCTGGTTTTCCAACCGATATGCAGGCGCAATTCACTGCTTTAAACGTTGTTGCTAACGGAAGTGCAACGATTACAGAGACTATTTTTGAAAACCGTTTTATGCACGTGCCTGAATTACAAAGAATGGGAGCTAATATTCGCCTAGAAGGAAATACAGCGTATTGTGGCGAAACCCAAAGCTTATCTGGTGCGCAAGTTATGGCGACAGATTTAAGAGCATCGGCGAGCCTTATTTTAACGGGGATTATCGCAAGTGGTGAGACGGTCGTTGATCGTATTTATCATGTCGATCGCGGCTATCAGCGGATTGAAGATAAACTCAGTGCGCTGGGTGCCAATATCTTACGAAAAAAAGCATAAGCAAATAAAAAAACCGCCTAGGCGGTTTTTTTATTTATTAGCAATCCTTCAATCCTGTTATTTAATAGGTTCCAGCTTACCTACTTTGACCGCAATACTATGTGGTTTGCCATTTCTATAAATATCAAAATTGATAACAGACTCAGGGAGTGTATTGGCTATTTGTTCTAAGGTTTGTTGTAAGTTTGTCACGGCTTTGCCATCTATTTTTACAACAATATCATTTTCTTCTAATCCAGCTTGCCAAGCCGGCCCTAATGGATCGATAGAGACCAGTTGCATCCCAAACATCGGGGTGAGTTGATTGCTGAGGCGTTTTCCTGTGTTATCGACAGGTTCGGCATTAAAACCTAAATAGCCTCTAATCACCTGACCGTGTTTGATTAGCTTATTCATGACATCTTTGGCTAACCAATACGGCACAGCAAAAAATATACCTTGGATATCAATATTACGTTGTGCTTTAAATTGTGCTGAGTTTATGCCAACTAACACACCGTTAGAATTGACCAGAGCACCTCCTGAATTGCCAACATTAATCGCTGCATCCATTTGCAACAGGTTGTTATGAGCACTTTGAGAGATATTTTGTTTTCCAGTGGCGCTGATGATCCCTTGAGTAATGGTTTGACCTAGATTGAGTGGATTACCAATCGCTAAAACAACGTCGCCCACTTGAGGAGTAAAGGTATCATCCATGGGAATAACGGGTAGGTGTTGTGCCTCGATTTTTAATAAAGCTAAATCAGTTACAGTGTCATAGCCAATTAGTTGTACATCAGTAAACTGTCGGCCATCTGTCAAAATAACAATCACTTGATCAGCATTATTAATAACGTGGTAGTTGGTTAAAATATACCCCTTATCAGACATGATGACACCCGAACCAAGTTCTTGAATGGTGTTTTGTCTTCTTAAATAGCGTGGCTGGTTTGTAAAGCCTTCGGAATAAATAGTAACAACCGCAGGTGAGGCGCGTTTCACCGCAGTGGCGAAACTTAAATGATTGGAGTTAAAGTCATTGATGCTGATTTTCGACTGCCATTCAACAGGGCGCAAAGAAGGAACTAGGAGTAATACGACAAACGCTGCCGCAAGGCCTGCGAAAATAGGGACTAAGAGAAATTTTATTTTTGTTAGCACAGCAGTCAGTTTATTTTTATAAGAAATTATGGGCTATCATGGCATATAAAAAGAAACAGCGGCAAGTGCCGCTGTTGATATTTATCTTCTAAGCGCTCAATTTTATTGAATTAACACAAAGATAGAATCATCACCTCTTTTAACGCCAAAGACGATATTCCCGTTTATGTCATCAACTGCGCGGGCAAGCTCGTTAATTGTTTTAACACGTTTGCGATTTACTTGCATGATGACATCGCCTTCTTCTAAACCTACGCGAGCTGCTGGTGAGCGTTCAGCCACTTCTTTTACTCTAACACCTTGCACGTCGCTATTGGATTCTAAAATTGCACCTTGTAGCATAGGATGCATTTTATCGGCCGCAGCAGATGCTTGGTTGTTTCCACGAAGAGTAACTTTAACTGTTTTTACTTGGCCATCACGATAGATACCGAGTTTTACTTTTTTGCCTTCACCGATAGTGGCGATTTTGCTGCGAAGTTCTGGGAAGCTGTGGATATCAGCCTTATCAATACTGACAATGACATCACCCGCTTTAATGCCCGCTTCAGATGCGGCAGAATCTTCAACCACTCTAAGAACATAAGCGCCTTGTTTTAAATCTATGTCCTGTGCTTTGGCAATCCCTGCATCGAGGGTGCGGCCTTCAATTCCTAGCGAGCCACGACGTACTTCACCATGTTCAATGATTTGATCGACTAAGTTTTTCATCATATTAGATGGAATTGCAAATCCGATCCCGACATTACCGCCAGAGGCACCTAATATAGCGGTGTTAATACCAATTAACTCGCCATTCAAATTAACTAATGCACCCCCTGAGTTCCCCTGATTAATTGCTGCATCAGTTTGAATAAAGTCTTCAAAACCTTCAATGTTGAGGCCGCTTCTGCCTAATGCACTTACAATACCTGACGTTACGGTGTGGCTCAGCCCAAATGGGTTACCAATAGCCACCGAAAAATCACCGACGCGAAGTAAATCTGAGTTGGCTAATTTCACTTCAACTAAATCTTGCGCTTTCACTTGTAACAGCGCGATGTCTGATTCTTTGTCTGTTCCAACCAATTTAGCTTCATATTCACGGCCATCCTCGAGCGTGATCGTGATTTTTTCAGCATCTTGAATAACGTGATTGTTGGTAACAACATAGCCTTCGCTGGCATCAATAATCACGCCAGACCCAAGCCCGCTAAAAGGTTGCTTTTGGCTTCGTTGTTGACGTTGTGGATTACCAAAGAAAAATTCAAACGGATCAACTTGGCGGCGAACTTCTTTCGCGCCAGATACTTGAATACTGACAACGCCAGGGGTGACTTTTTCCAACATAGGAGCCAGTGTTGGAAGTTGTTGTCCATCCACTGCTACGGGTAATTTTGCATACGAGAAAGAGGGTGCAATCAACAGACTTGAAGAAAGCATAATTGCACTAAGAATGGTTAATTTTGTTTTCATAGTCAGAAAGATACTCCAGATTAATTGGTTACCTTTACTGACTATGGGGTCAAAAAAAAGTTCCTCAAGCCTGTTCTGTTTGATTTTTATTTGTACG contains:
- the mlaF gene encoding phospholipid ABC transporter ATP-binding protein MlaF, with protein sequence MSNNLVEIKELSFSRGERLIYKNMSFTVPKGKITAIMGPSGIGKTTMLRLIGGQLKPDAGDILFQNQSIPKMSRKELYQARKKMSMLFQSGALFTDMSVFDNIAFPIREHTNLSEELIRIIVLMKLEAVGLRGAKDLMPSELSGGMARRAALARAIALDPELIMYDEPFAGQDPISMGVLVKLIKSLNEVLGITSLVVTHDVAEVMSIADHVVIVADKGVIGEGSPEEMRNHDSALVQQFLGGMSDGPVPFHFEAQPFMSELLSGEQA
- the mlaE gene encoding lipid asymmetry maintenance ABC transporter permease subunit MlaE; translation: MIDFWQGLGRQTLDRFAAIGQALVMLIGAIFSVPNVKKGTPLLIKQLYMVGFLSLIIIVVSGLFIGMVLALQGYTVLVGYGAEGSLGPLVALSLLRELGPVVTALLFAGRAGSALTAEIGLMKATEQLTSLEMMAIDPLKRIIAPRFWAGMISMPLLALIFSAVAILGAHIVGVDWLGIDSGSFWSVMQAQVSFEKDVLNGVIKSIVFAFVVTWIALYKGYFCVPTSEGISKATTETVVQSSLAVLGFDFVLTAVMFSS
- the mlaD gene encoding outer membrane lipid asymmetry maintenance protein MlaD; this encodes MSRKIEVLVGFFVSLGILALILLALKVANAGISGGGESYSLYAKFDNIGSLKVRSPIKVGGVVVGRVEAINLDPKDYTPIVHMKIASEFNQFSETTSVNILTAGILGEQYLGLNPGVLASNNNDFADDIGDLFGQEKLRTLKDGDTITDTKSALVLEELIGQFLFNQGGE
- a CDS encoding MlaC/ttg2D family ABC transporter substrate-binding protein, which translates into the protein MLKKLLLALFFVSSAASASANNKVKMDEPYAMVQQVAENTFNRISADQEKIKVDAEHLRAVVEQELLPYIDYNYAAYKVLGSYIQKIRNIEDAQEKKQEIAKLRQFIEVFKNYLVATYAGVFTQYNQQKVEFEPVQNIGDDKIAMIRTKIIESGKPDINIAFKVKKDSQGQWRAFDMVAEGISLLDAKQSELHGILRTEGLDYVIDLLDKKSKLPIQFRGKSGDDPA
- a CDS encoding STAS domain-containing protein, which encodes MTQLNLELKASGEFVVSGELSAETVANFTFMQKFPDISSNCIIFDLSDVSRVDTAGLAWLIHTLSELQQQNINLSLHHVPEQLQRLMQLVQVSQLFE
- a CDS encoding BolA family protein translates to MEPSQVESILKDALSLSDVRVKANGSHYEVIAVGDCFEGVSRVKKQQLVYAPLMETIAAGTIHAVSIRAFTPSEWERERKLMFL
- the murA gene encoding UDP-N-acetylglucosamine 1-carboxyvinyltransferase gives rise to the protein MDQFIIQGGTSLAGEVTISGAKNAALPILFASLLAASKSTFLNVPKLRDIQTTEALLSQLGARCSWQQDTLIIDGGTVDQIVAPYELVKQMRASVLALGPLLARFAEAKVSLPGGCAIGARPVDLHISGLEKMGATISVENGYIHAKSPGRLVGAPIFMDTVSVGATENLMMAAALADGVTILENAAREPEIVDLALYLTNMGAKIKGAGSDRIEIEGVEHLTGCEHKILPDRIETGTFLVAAAMSQGEVLCLNTDHHSLEPVLEKLKAANAYLEIKEDSIYLDMRKRELKAVNIKTMPHPGFPTDMQAQFTALNVVANGSATITETIFENRFMHVPELQRMGANIRLEGNTAYCGETQSLSGAQVMATDLRASASLILTGIIASGETVVDRIYHVDRGYQRIEDKLSALGANILRKKA
- a CDS encoding trypsin-like peptidase domain-containing protein, translating into MLTKIKFLLVPIFAGLAAAFVVLLLVPSLRPVEWQSKISINDFNSNHLSFATAVKRASPAVVTIYSEGFTNQPRYLRRQNTIQELGSGVIMSDKGYILTNYHVINNADQVIVILTDGRQFTDVQLIGYDTVTDLALLKIEAQHLPVIPMDDTFTPQVGDVVLAIGNPLNLGQTITQGIISATGKQNISQSAHNNLLQMDAAINVGNSGGALVNSNGVLVGINSAQFKAQRNIDIQGIFFAVPYWLAKDVMNKLIKHGQVIRGYLGFNAEPVDNTGKRLSNQLTPMFGMQLVSIDPLGPAWQAGLEENDIVVKIDGKAVTNLQQTLEQIANTLPESVINFDIYRNGKPHSIAVKVGKLEPIK
- a CDS encoding Do family serine endopeptidase is translated as MKTKLTILSAIMLSSSLLIAPSFSYAKLPVAVDGQQLPTLAPMLEKVTPGVVSIQVSGAKEVRRQVDPFEFFFGNPQRQQRSQKQPFSGLGSGVIIDASEGYVVTNNHVIQDAEKITITLEDGREYEAKLVGTDKESDIALLQVKAQDLVEVKLANSDLLRVGDFSVAIGNPFGLSHTVTSGIVSALGRSGLNIEGFEDFIQTDAAINQGNSGGALVNLNGELIGINTAILGASGGNVGIGFAIPSNMMKNLVDQIIEHGEVRRGSLGIEGRTLDAGIAKAQDIDLKQGAYVLRVVEDSAASEAGIKAGDVIVSIDKADIHSFPELRSKIATIGEGKKVKLGIYRDGQVKTVKVTLRGNNQASAAADKMHPMLQGAILESNSDVQGVRVKEVAERSPAARVGLEEGDVIMQVNRKRVKTINELARAVDDINGNIVFGVKRGDDSIFVLIQ